One Brassica napus cultivar Da-Ae chromosome A1, Da-Ae, whole genome shotgun sequence genomic region harbors:
- the LOC106353638 gene encoding non-specific lipid transfer protein GPI-anchored 2 — protein MTNVAVIAAILITVLLSASVSEQMAPSPSSGPSGAPDCMTNLLNMTDCLSYVQVGNGGGAANPDKACCPELAGLVDSSPQCLCYLLGGDMAAQYGIKIDKAKALKLPRVCGVVTPDPSLCSLFGIPVGAPEAMGKEEASPAFAPSSGAESPEGLGSGPSASRTSDAPNTPYSLFLSVIIIPLAFAFHLYS, from the exons ATGACTAACGTTGCAGTAATAGCCGCTATTCTGATTACAGTATTGTTATCAGCTAGCGTGTCAGAACAAATGGCTCCATCTCCTTCCTCAGGACCTTCGGGTGCACCAGACTGCATGACGAATCTGTTGAACATGACCGACTGTCTTTCGTACGTTCAGGTTGGAAACGGTGGTGGTGCGGCCAATCCAGACAAAGCTTGCTGTCCGGAGCTTGCTGGCCTAGTCGATAGCTCGCCACAATGCCTCTGTTACCTGCTCGGCGGAGATATGGCGGCTCAGTATGGAATCAAGATTGATAAAGCAAAGGCTCTCAAGCTTCCCAGAGTTTGTGGCGTCGTTACTCCAGATCCCTCACTTTGTTCAC TGTTTGGAATTCCAGTTGGAGCACCGGAAGCTATGGGCAAAGAGGAAGCGTCCCCAGCCTTCGCTCCAAGTTCAG GTGCGGAATCACCAGAAGGATTAGGGTCGGGTCCATCAGCTAGCAGGACGAGCGATGCGCCAAACACACCTTATTCTCTTTTTCTCAGTGTCATAATTATTCCATTAGCCTTTGCATTTCATCTATATTcctga